A region from the Corynebacterium halotolerans YIM 70093 = DSM 44683 genome encodes:
- a CDS encoding SDR family NAD(P)-dependent oxidoreductase has product MALHPNTALEDKIAVVTGAGSGMGLATVRAFVREGARVYALDISRDNLDRELGAEDSVTTIALDIADSASVNEAFERINQDHGRLDILINAAGVNTPNRRATEWLDSINHRMMDAMKSGESFTPEFLTEIPDEDFDRVMKINVNGTFFTTRAAAPLLKAAGGGVVVNFASVAGLVALPMPAYYPASKTAVIGMTRSLAGELAPFNIRVNALAPAGINTALLTQSGDDHVQALLSMQPLKRLAEPEEIAETLVFLSSDAGTHYTGQILSPSGGAYLT; this is encoded by the coding sequence ATGGCTCTCCACCCGAACACTGCTCTCGAGGACAAGATCGCCGTGGTCACCGGTGCCGGTTCCGGGATGGGGCTGGCCACCGTCCGCGCCTTCGTCCGTGAGGGCGCACGGGTCTACGCCCTGGATATCTCCCGGGACAACCTCGACCGGGAGCTCGGTGCGGAGGACAGTGTCACGACCATCGCCCTCGACATCGCTGATTCCGCGAGCGTCAATGAAGCCTTCGAACGCATCAACCAGGACCACGGCAGGCTCGACATCCTCATCAATGCCGCGGGCGTGAACACCCCGAACCGGCGGGCCACCGAGTGGCTGGACTCCATCAACCACCGGATGATGGACGCGATGAAGTCGGGGGAGTCGTTCACGCCCGAGTTCCTCACCGAGATCCCGGACGAGGACTTCGACCGGGTGATGAAGATCAACGTCAACGGCACCTTCTTCACCACCCGCGCCGCCGCGCCGCTGCTCAAGGCCGCCGGCGGGGGAGTGGTCGTCAACTTCGCCTCCGTCGCCGGCCTGGTCGCCCTGCCGATGCCCGCCTACTACCCGGCCTCCAAGACCGCCGTGATCGGCATGACCCGCTCCCTCGCCGGCGAACTCGCGCCCTTCAATATCCGGGTCAACGCCCTGGCCCCGGCCGGCATCAACACCGCGCTGCTCACCCAGTCCGGTGACGACCACGTCCAGGCCCTGCTGTCCATGCAGCCGCTCAAGCGGCTGGCCGAGCCGGAGGAGATCGCCGAGACGCTCGTCTTCCTCTCCTCCGACGCCGGCACGCACTACACCGGCCAGATTCTCTCGCCCTCCGGCGGCGCGTACCTCACCTAA
- a CDS encoding metallophosphoesterase, whose amino-acid sequence MSNPRFHRAALAAGLATATLLTPVAHAAPVDFAPRPADTSATDDVIARESFDGLATQLKQRVNDPSIDDGTVGFTRTAPEGWTVENDLSMAGVGAEEWRGWSFTTRDFWVDAEDQMRDRFSRAQGVIAVADSDEFHDHHPGAHDFTTTLTSDEVPVGGLDAVELSFDSHYRGWAGQSATVTISFDGGAPQEVVRYDSTTVTDDYDGRVISANETHRIEVPAGAKNAVFNWSFQADENSWYWAIDSVAVRAAQPEADVPATSAWVVSDIQGDPDDLSHGLADLHTVRPDASGLITVGDIVPNGTEDEWADIHAVMEERQEILPELVATIGNHESYSDAPWEVHKDRFLEFADREQVWGEYVLEGAGVDIPVLVLGQEEQRPPEVPMSEEQLTWLDERLDHWTAQGRQVLVASHFPLGNTTGGTWMPQYSEHYEHNDLLTRMLSDHPNAIMLSGHTHYPVENGDWAVQRRSATGHPDGFWAVNTASMQVEWDARGENTADATEIVTRDINRGLTVDAYEDRMVITARDFGTVAEDGADNTINEEIRSITIPNPLYDADGGHDREGDRPSGGSSLLGSSASSLGSSIG is encoded by the coding sequence ATGTCTAATCCCCGATTCCACCGTGCGGCACTCGCCGCCGGACTCGCTACCGCCACCCTGCTGACTCCGGTGGCCCACGCCGCTCCCGTCGACTTCGCACCCCGGCCCGCCGACACCAGCGCCACCGACGACGTCATCGCCCGCGAATCCTTTGACGGGCTCGCCACTCAGCTGAAGCAGCGGGTCAATGACCCGAGCATCGACGACGGCACCGTCGGCTTCACCCGCACCGCGCCGGAGGGCTGGACCGTCGAGAACGATCTCTCGATGGCAGGGGTGGGCGCAGAGGAGTGGCGTGGCTGGTCCTTCACCACCCGCGACTTCTGGGTGGATGCCGAAGACCAGATGCGCGACCGGTTCTCACGCGCCCAGGGGGTCATCGCCGTGGCGGACTCCGATGAGTTCCACGACCACCACCCGGGAGCGCATGATTTCACAACCACCCTTACCTCCGATGAGGTTCCGGTCGGCGGGCTCGACGCGGTCGAGCTGTCATTCGACTCGCACTACCGCGGCTGGGCGGGCCAGTCGGCGACGGTCACGATCTCGTTCGACGGAGGGGCACCGCAGGAGGTCGTCCGGTATGACTCGACCACCGTCACCGATGACTACGACGGCCGGGTGATCAGCGCGAACGAGACCCACCGCATCGAGGTACCCGCCGGCGCCAAGAATGCCGTATTCAACTGGTCCTTCCAGGCGGACGAGAACAGCTGGTACTGGGCCATCGACTCGGTTGCGGTCCGTGCGGCCCAGCCGGAGGCCGACGTCCCGGCGACCTCGGCCTGGGTCGTCTCCGATATCCAGGGGGACCCTGACGACCTGTCGCACGGGCTCGCCGATCTACACACCGTTCGTCCCGACGCCTCCGGCCTGATCACGGTCGGTGACATCGTCCCGAACGGCACCGAGGACGAGTGGGCCGACATCCACGCGGTGATGGAGGAACGGCAGGAGATCCTGCCCGAACTCGTCGCGACGATCGGCAACCACGAGTCCTACTCGGACGCGCCGTGGGAGGTCCACAAGGACCGCTTCCTGGAATTCGCCGACCGTGAGCAGGTGTGGGGTGAGTACGTCCTCGAGGGTGCCGGCGTCGATATCCCGGTTCTGGTCCTGGGCCAGGAGGAGCAGCGCCCGCCCGAGGTCCCGATGAGTGAAGAGCAGCTGACCTGGCTCGACGAGCGGCTCGACCACTGGACCGCCCAGGGCCGGCAGGTGCTGGTCGCCTCGCACTTCCCGCTGGGCAACACCACCGGGGGAACCTGGATGCCGCAGTACAGCGAGCATTACGAACACAACGACCTGCTCACCCGGATGCTGTCCGATCACCCGAACGCGATCATGCTGTCCGGACACACCCACTACCCGGTCGAGAACGGCGACTGGGCCGTCCAGCGGCGTAGCGCAACCGGCCACCCCGATGGCTTCTGGGCCGTCAACACCGCCTCGATGCAGGTCGAATGGGATGCCCGCGGGGAGAACACCGCCGACGCCACCGAGATCGTCACCCGTGACATCAACCGCGGTCTGACCGTCGACGCCTACGAAGACCGCATGGTCATCACGGCACGGGACTTCGGGACGGTCGCCGAGGACGGCGCCGACAACACCATCAACGAGGAGATCCGGTCGATCACGATTCCGAACCCCCTCTATGACGCTGACGGCGGCCACGACAGGGAAGGCGACCGGCCGTCGGGCGGCTCCAGCCTGCTCGGCAGCTCGGCCTCCTCCCTCGGCTCCTCGATCGGCTGA